The following proteins come from a genomic window of Nautilia profundicola AmH:
- the crcB gene encoding fluoride efflux transporter CrcB yields the protein MKFDTMLAIGIGGFIGAILRAYTAGLVNSAVKHDIPFGTLSVNLIGSLLLGMFIGAIQYGGIQNPYIKSMLTTGMMGAFTTFSTFAVESFFLFKNALYIQALSYILLNVIGCIILAGAGFKGIEAILK from the coding sequence TTGAAATTCGATACAATGCTTGCAATTGGTATAGGTGGCTTTATTGGTGCGATTCTAAGAGCATATACAGCCGGGCTCGTAAATAGTGCCGTAAAACATGATATTCCTTTTGGTACGTTAAGTGTAAATTTAATAGGTAGTCTACTTTTGGGGATGTTTATAGGTGCAATCCAGTACGGAGGTATTCAAAACCCTTACATCAAGTCAATGCTCACAACCGGTATGATGGGTGCTTTTACAACATTTTCAACTTTTGCTGTAGAAAGCTTTTTTTTATTTAAAAATGCATTATACATTCAAGCATTATCATACATACTTTTAAATGTTATAGGATGCATCATATTAGCAGGAGCCGGATTTAAAGGTATTGAGGCTATTTTAAAATAA
- a CDS encoding zinc-dependent peptidase, which yields MDKFKTLLIFLWALFFFFIIFLLIRHFLYLRWLKKLQSTPLDKTDIDVLNKMEVYNKLNEYEKKVIAFKIKRFKKEKEFIGIKINITNEIKTTIAFFACLPTIYNKYYCYDSLKYIYVYPYTIIYNHNNTANGIMTKEELLISGEAVGESVVIVWDEVKKEIHHNLGRNVIIHEFAHELDFENGIVDGIPPINKAFYKEWTKIMFNEYEKFKQKSILNRFLGKYSLIDSYAATNKAEFFAVMSEYYFMKPCLLKKHFPDIYKELKKFYKVQTDVC from the coding sequence ATGGACAAATTCAAAACTTTATTAATCTTTCTTTGGGCTCTTTTTTTCTTTTTTATAATCTTTCTACTTATACGACATTTTTTATATTTAAGATGGTTAAAAAAACTTCAATCTACACCTCTTGATAAAACAGACATAGATGTATTGAATAAAATGGAAGTTTATAATAAACTTAATGAATACGAAAAAAAGGTCATTGCGTTTAAAATCAAAAGATTTAAAAAAGAAAAAGAATTTATAGGTATAAAAATAAATATAACAAATGAAATAAAAACAACAATTGCTTTTTTTGCATGTTTACCTACTATTTACAATAAATATTACTGCTATGACTCGTTAAAATACATTTATGTTTATCCCTACACAATAATATATAATCATAACAATACTGCCAATGGCATTATGACCAAAGAAGAATTATTAATCAGCGGAGAAGCTGTTGGAGAAAGTGTTGTTATAGTATGGGATGAAGTAAAAAAAGAGATACATCATAATTTAGGCCGTAATGTAATAATCCATGAATTTGCTCATGAGCTTGATTTTGAAAATGGTATCGTTGATGGCATTCCTCCTATCAATAAAGCTTTTTACAAAGAATGGACTAAAATAATGTTTAATGAATATGAAAAGTTTAAACAAAAATCTATTTTAAACCGATTTTTAGGCAAATATTCATTAATCGATAGCTATGCCGCAACAAACAAAGCTGAATTCTTTGCGGTTATGAGCGAATATTATTTTATGAAACCTTGTTTGTTAAAAAAACACTTTCCGGATATATATAAAGAACTAAAAAAATTCTATAAGGTTCAAACAGATGTTTGTTGA
- a CDS encoding 4Fe-4S binding protein, giving the protein MIQMFIESLKNLVSKPETIKYPFAPSPEPKGYRGTILYNEELCIFCDKCENICPPGAIKFEVVDIESGKKQYNYNPYLCIYCGACVDACPKAEEGCLTQAEVRTPVMGESVIKDPKLGYFINEIDNPKEVEKKWRELEIRAAKSREELAEYKKAKRAAAKAAKAKASE; this is encoded by the coding sequence ATGATACAAATGTTTATAGAGTCACTAAAAAACCTCGTTTCAAAGCCTGAAACGATTAAATATCCTTTTGCCCCGTCTCCTGAGCCTAAAGGATACAGAGGGACCATTCTTTACAATGAAGAGCTTTGTATTTTTTGTGACAAATGCGAAAATATATGTCCTCCGGGAGCTATAAAATTTGAAGTTGTGGATATTGAGAGCGGTAAGAAACAGTATAACTACAACCCATATCTGTGTATTTACTGCGGTGCGTGTGTCGATGCTTGTCCTAAAGCGGAAGAAGGGTGTTTAACACAGGCTGAAGTTAGAACTCCTGTAATGGGTGAGAGTGTTATTAAAGACCCTAAGCTCGGATATTTTATCAACGAAATAGATAATCCTAAAGAAGTTGAAAAAAAATGGCGCGAGCTTGAAATCAGAGCTGCAAAAAGCCGTGAAGAACTTGCCGAATATAAAAAAGCAAAAAGAGCCGCGGCAAAAGCAGCAAAAGCAAAAGCCTCAGAATAA
- a CDS encoding NAD(P)-dependent oxidoreductase, with protein sequence MKIAFFEIKPEEKSFFEQNLKEHELYFFEKPVNEYEGVFDFDVISVFIHSKVDKNTLKRFVNLKYIQTRSTGVDHLDLEEIYKRGIVASNVVGYAGPAVGEFSFSLLFEAIRKTYIAINRLKEGSLYYADLKGCEIAGKTVGILGLGTIGKYIAKLALGFNAEVIGFNRSIKNIPGVEYTTNLEYVLKNSDFLFIALPLTKATKNLINKENIISFKGKVIVNPARAEIIQKEVYESFEGIIAADVLPDWDLAKKENIIATPHMAYYTKEALFRIMEISLENLKDFLNGNKPRNCLKIFYEKEK encoded by the coding sequence ATGAAAATCGCCTTTTTTGAAATTAAACCCGAAGAAAAATCCTTCTTTGAACAAAATCTAAAAGAGCATGAGTTATATTTTTTTGAAAAACCCGTAAATGAGTATGAGGGTGTTTTTGATTTTGATGTGATATCCGTATTTATTCATTCAAAAGTAGACAAAAACACACTAAAACGTTTTGTTAATCTAAAATATATCCAGACGCGCTCAACCGGTGTTGATCATCTTGATTTGGAAGAAATCTATAAAAGAGGGATAGTTGCAAGTAATGTAGTAGGGTATGCTGGACCTGCGGTAGGAGAGTTTTCTTTTTCACTGCTTTTTGAGGCTATCAGGAAGACTTATATTGCAATAAACAGACTTAAAGAAGGCAGTTTATATTATGCCGATTTAAAGGGTTGTGAAATAGCCGGTAAAACAGTAGGGATATTGGGACTCGGCACAATTGGAAAATATATAGCCAAACTCGCGTTGGGGTTTAATGCGGAAGTCATCGGATTTAATAGAAGTATAAAAAACATACCCGGTGTAGAATACACAACAAATCTTGAATATGTGCTTAAAAATAGTGATTTTTTATTTATAGCCTTACCACTTACAAAAGCAACAAAAAATTTGATAAATAAAGAAAATATAATATCTTTTAAAGGAAAAGTAATAGTTAATCCTGCAAGAGCAGAAATAATCCAAAAAGAAGTGTATGAGTCGTTTGAGGGGATAATTGCTGCGGATGTGCTTCCAGATTGGGATTTGGCAAAAAAAGAGAATATAATCGCCACACCTCATATGGCTTATTATACTAAAGAGGCGCTGTTTAGAATTATGGAAATATCACTTGAAAACTTAAAGGATTTCTTAAACGGAAACAAACCTCGAAACTGTCTTAAAATATTCTATGAAAAGGAGAAGTAG
- a CDS encoding SH3 domain-containing protein produces MRYLIILIATLLFSADLIIQYPNLKKEYYENQIIDLNIKVITPKEMNLTVVPPLGSEINITKTSPFVYQINLKYKNDNEIKKMFILSKNLYKEIVLNNLYNTSKIEKIKDFCNVLAKDLKINNTISSKYDKKYNIISFTLIGKDANLKDFTLHLKDENLTVISPEKATYLGLVDNKQQKIKFYYFNTDNDNYQKIEIPINIKEETISTQTDLNPEENTLFTPINIFVLSIIAILTIIFLVYQKVWLLIPPLLLTGFLVYNNLPKGEAYLSRGTKIYILPTKNSTVFYQAPIGTKVKILKKSKHYTKIKIKNKIGWVKNEDIR; encoded by the coding sequence ATTTAAAAAAAGAATATTACGAAAACCAAATAATTGATCTTAATATAAAAGTAATTACCCCTAAAGAAATGAACTTAACTGTTGTGCCTCCTTTAGGAAGTGAAATTAATATTACTAAAACAAGTCCTTTTGTATATCAAATTAATCTTAAATACAAAAATGACAATGAAATTAAAAAGATGTTTATTTTAAGCAAAAATCTATACAAAGAAATAGTACTCAACAATTTATATAATACCTCTAAAATTGAAAAAATAAAAGATTTCTGCAATGTTTTAGCAAAAGATTTAAAAATCAATAATACAATATCAAGTAAATATGATAAAAAATACAATATAATCTCTTTCACTCTTATAGGAAAAGACGCAAATCTAAAAGATTTTACATTACATTTAAAAGATGAAAATTTAACGGTTATATCTCCCGAAAAAGCAACATACTTAGGTTTAGTTGATAATAAGCAGCAAAAAATAAAATTTTATTATTTCAATACCGACAATGACAATTATCAAAAAATTGAAATTCCTATAAATATCAAAGAAGAGACAATAAGTACACAAACTGATTTAAATCCGGAAGAAAACACATTATTTACCCCAATAAATATATTCGTATTAAGCATTATAGCTATATTAACTATTATTTTTTTAGTCTATCAAAAAGTCTGGTTACTTATTCCTCCTTTGTTATTAACAGGGTTTTTAGTTTATAACAATTTACCTAAAGGCGAAGCTTACTTAAGCAGAGGAACAAAAATATACATATTACCTACAAAAAATTCCACTGTGTTTTATCAAGCTCCTATTGGAACAAAAGTAAAAATTTTAAAAAAATCTAAACATTACACAAAAATAAAAATAAAAAATAAAATCGGATGGGTGAAAAATGAAGATATTAGATAG
- a CDS encoding YkgJ family cysteine cluster protein: MFVDLKHLDLLKFKGCEECVDCCKKPMAPLILDDFEKVYKYFPILIAELDTLKPVMLLSNKISCPYLKDNKCSIYINRPPACKIYPYSPWYDTILLDLSCRGVGIEGKYLPMKKEDFLYSEFYEERFDNIINKIKKTEEWLNTLKLTLFNTYHGINIYTIAKHNDKHSFFQKESLIHLYKYFD, translated from the coding sequence ATGTTTGTTGATTTAAAGCATTTAGATCTATTAAAGTTTAAAGGGTGTGAAGAATGTGTGGATTGCTGCAAAAAACCGATGGCACCATTAATACTTGATGATTTTGAAAAAGTATACAAATACTTTCCAATTTTGATAGCAGAACTTGACACTTTAAAGCCCGTAATGCTATTAAGCAATAAAATCTCTTGTCCTTATCTAAAAGATAATAAATGCTCAATATATATAAATAGACCACCTGCATGTAAAATATATCCGTATTCTCCTTGGTACGATACTATACTTTTAGATTTATCTTGCAGGGGTGTAGGAATTGAAGGAAAATATTTACCAATGAAAAAAGAAGATTTTTTATATTCTGAATTTTACGAAGAAAGATTTGATAATATTATTAATAAAATAAAAAAAACAGAAGAATGGTTAAACACCTTAAAGCTTACTTTATTTAATACTTATCATGGTATAAATATATATACTATTGCAAAACATAATGATAAACATTCCTTTTTTCAAAAAGAATCGTTAATACATTTATACAAATATTTTGATTAA
- a CDS encoding lysophospholipid acyltransferase family protein, with amino-acid sequence MKILDSIISLLKLAAGGICVFFTGLLCGLNPKNELKYRKGCSRFLTSLIARDIIIEGKIDPEAKLLIGNHTSNLDIALMETVIPEKLIWVAKKELGEIPVIKYMLTKTDMILVDRSDKRSVLKMLREIKDRTNRGFKVVLFPEGTRNKINPKKMIKWKNGAKAVAEKLNLKVQPFVIINLPFAFKQKPFRIEKQTIKIIFLPSFNPNEHPNWFEETKAKMQEVLDKEYSS; translated from the coding sequence ATGAAGATATTAGATAGTATTATTAGTTTATTAAAATTAGCTGCCGGGGGAATATGTGTTTTTTTTACGGGACTCCTTTGCGGTTTAAATCCAAAAAATGAATTAAAATATAGAAAAGGCTGTTCAAGGTTTTTAACCAGTCTCATAGCAAGAGACATAATTATTGAAGGTAAAATAGACCCTGAAGCAAAACTTTTGATCGGAAATCATACAAGCAATCTCGATATTGCACTTATGGAAACCGTAATACCTGAAAAACTAATATGGGTTGCCAAAAAAGAACTTGGGGAAATTCCGGTAATAAAATACATGCTCACCAAAACTGATATGATTTTAGTAGACAGAAGCGATAAAAGATCAGTTTTAAAAATGCTAAGAGAGATAAAAGACAGAACTAATAGAGGATTTAAAGTTGTTTTATTTCCCGAAGGTACAAGAAATAAAATCAATCCAAAAAAAATGATTAAATGGAAAAACGGAGCCAAAGCTGTTGCCGAAAAATTAAATTTGAAAGTTCAACCTTTTGTAATCATTAATTTACCGTTTGCATTTAAACAAAAACCTTTTAGAATTGAAAAACAAACCATTAAAATAATCTTCTTACCAAGTTTTAATCCTAACGAACATCCGAACTGGTTTGAAGAAACAAAAGCAAAAATGCAGGAAGTTTTGGATAAAGAATATTCATCTTAA
- a CDS encoding nickel-dependent hydrogenase large subunit, with protein sequence MGNKIIVPFGSQHVALPEPVSFLFETQNEVITDVTVNIGYVHRGIEKAAITRFEYTQLPYLVARVCGLCSITHAGAYTHGIEKLLGIETNKKIDYLRMLVVELDRIHSHMLANGHVAEVVGYENLFMQTFRYREDVMDILERITGNRVQYDYQIIGGVARDFDKETEDFAREKLLTLKANTEKLIEFFENDYTFALKTKGVGTISKEMAEKFNAAGPIARASGLETDARAEYDYLPFEEVGYKLQTRTEGDVWARNMVRFDEIMNSIEMCLNILDGIPEGEHRVKVKGRPDGETFVRVEAPRGECFYYLKGNKTKVLERVRIRVPTYANIPVLKELFVGEKYSDAQAIVLSFDPCMSCTAR encoded by the coding sequence ATGGGTAATAAAATAATTGTACCTTTCGGATCACAGCATGTTGCGCTGCCGGAGCCGGTGAGCTTTTTATTTGAAACACAAAACGAAGTTATTACTGATGTAACGGTTAATATCGGATATGTACACAGAGGTATAGAAAAAGCTGCGATTACGAGGTTTGAATATACTCAGCTGCCGTATCTTGTGGCAAGGGTGTGCGGGCTTTGCTCTATCACTCACGCTGGTGCATATACACATGGTATTGAAAAACTGCTCGGAATTGAAACGAATAAAAAAATAGACTATTTAAGAATGCTTGTGGTGGAGCTTGACAGAATCCACTCCCACATGCTTGCAAACGGTCACGTAGCGGAGGTTGTAGGATATGAGAACCTCTTTATGCAGACATTCAGATACAGAGAAGACGTAATGGACATACTTGAGAGAATCACCGGAAACAGGGTTCAGTACGATTATCAGATAATAGGCGGTGTTGCGAGAGACTTCGATAAAGAAACCGAAGATTTTGCAAGGGAGAAACTTTTAACGCTTAAAGCAAATACAGAAAAATTAATTGAGTTTTTTGAAAACGACTACACTTTCGCTCTTAAAACAAAAGGCGTGGGTACAATCTCAAAAGAGATGGCCGAAAAATTCAATGCAGCAGGTCCGATCGCAAGAGCCAGCGGACTTGAAACGGATGCAAGGGCTGAATATGATTATCTTCCGTTTGAAGAAGTGGGATACAAACTCCAAACAAGAACCGAAGGCGATGTATGGGCCAGAAACATGGTGAGATTTGATGAAATTATGAATTCAATCGAAATGTGTCTAAATATTCTTGACGGTATTCCTGAAGGTGAGCACAGGGTTAAAGTAAAAGGAAGACCGGACGGAGAAACTTTTGTAAGGGTTGAAGCGCCGAGGGGTGAATGTTTTTATTATCTAAAAGGAAACAAAACAAAAGTACTTGAGAGAGTAAGAATCAGAGTGCCGACATATGCAAACATTCCTGTTTTAAAAGAGCTGTTTGTAGGTGAAAAATATTCTGACGCCCAGGCGATAGTGCTCAGTTTCGATCCTTGTATGAGCTGTACGGCGAGATAA